TCCAGATGGTACGCCTGATGAACAAGGCCCGCCGCAGCGAACCGGTCGCGCCGGCACCGGCACCGGCCACGCCGGAAGACATCGTGCTGCTGCGTGAAATCCGCGACTCCCTGCAGCAGAACGCACGCAACGGCGGCGATCTGGCAAAATAAGCCGTTCCGGCACCGGCCGGCTGACCTGGGCAGAAAACTATGCGACGATTCTGGTTATTGTTTGCGCAAACCGTGACGATCGCGTTGGCGCTGTATTTTGTGTACGGCGCACTGCGCCCGGCCAGCCGGGTACAGCAGCTGGGCTCTCCCGCCAAGCCGGTGCCCGTGGTGGAAACGGCGTCCAGCAGCCTGGCGCCCGGTTCCTACCGCGACGCGGCGGCGCGCGCCATGCCCGCCGTCGTCAACATCCTCACCCTGCAAGTGCCCAAGCGCGGCGCCCATCCGCTGGCGCGCGATCCTTTCTTTAAACGTTTCTTCGGCGACCGCGATCCGGACGACGGCGACGACGACTTGAAAAACAGCCTTGGCTCCGGTGTCATCGTCAGCCATGAAGGCTATGTGCTGACCAACAACCATGTGGTCGAAGGCGCCGACGAAATCGAAGTGGTGCTCACCGATGGCCGCAAGGCGCCCGCCAAGGTGGTGGGCCTGGACCCGGAAACGGACCTGGCCGTCATCAAGATCAACCTCGACAAGTTGCCCGTCATCGTGCTGGGCCAGTCGGAACAGGCGCGCGTGGGCGACGTGGTGCTAGCCATCGGCAACCCGTTCGGCGTGGGCCAGACGGTAACCATGGGCATCATCTCCGCCCTGGGCCGCAACAACCTGCACATCAACAGTTTTGAAAACTTCATCCAGACGGATGCGGCCATCAACTTCGGCAACTCGGGCGGCGCCCTGGTCGATACGCGCGGCAATCTGATCGGCATCAATACGGCGATTTACTCGCAAAGCGGCGGCTCCGTCGGCATCGGCTTCGCCATTCCCGTCTCGACGGCCAAGACGGTGATGGAAGCCATCATCAAGGATGGCCACGTGGTGCGCGGCTGGATCGGCGTGGAAACACAGGACATCACGCCCGAGCTGGCGCAAAGTTTCGGCCTGCAGCGTACCAGCGGCGCCATCATCGCCGGCGTGGTGCGCAACGGCCCGGCCGACAAGGCGGGTATCGTGCCCGGCGACATCCTGCTGACGGTGCAAGGCAAGCCCGTGGGCGACACGACGGAAATGCTGAACCTCATCGCGCAACTGCCGCCCGGCGAAAAAGCTAAAATGACGGTGCTGCGCAAGAATCGCGAAGCGGCACTCGACGTGATGGTGGGCAAGCGCCCCATCCCGAAAGAGCTTTCCAAATAGTTGCTTATCGGAATTTGACACATGCATGTGCGTGATTTGACCCAATTTTTACGTGAACTGAGCGACAACAACAACCGTCCCTGGTTTGTGATGAACAAGCCCCGCTACGACATCCTGCGCGAGGAATTCCTGGCGCTGGTCACCAGTCTGATCGGCGAGCTCGGCAAGTTCGACCCGGCCGTGAAATACTGCAATCCGAAGAAGGCCATGTTCCGCATCAACCGCGACGTGCGTTTCGCGCACGACAAAAGCCCGTATAAAACGCGTTTTTCGGCCGCCATCGCGCCGAACGACATGCGCCGCCCCAGTAAGGCGGGCGGTCCCACGTATTATCTGCAGATCGATGGCCAAGGGAATTTACTGTTCGGCGCCGGCGAATACATGCCGCCACCTGGCCGCTTGAAGGCGCTGCGCGAGCATATGCTCAACGATGCGCCAGGTTTTTCCAAAGTGCTGAAAAATAAGCGCTTGAAGGCCCGTTTCGGCACCATCCAGAACGAGGGCAAGCTGCAGCGCCCGCCCAAGGGGTTTGACGCGGACGCCGAACATATCGAATTCATCAAGCTCAAAAGCTTTTTTGTCTGGACCGAAGTGCCGCTGCCCGTTAACGAACCGGAAAAACTGCTGCCGACCCTGGCGCAAGGCTTGCAGGATGCGTGGCCGCTGGTCGAGTGGATGCGCGGCGCGAAAGAGCCGGAGGAAGTCCCCGAGTAATGACTGAAGGAGCACATGATGGCGCTGGAGCACGCGAGTTCAGGACAGGTGATCGAGGTGCTGCGCAGGGACGGCGGCGACCTGTCGCAGTTTTCCGCCATTGCGCTGGCCAAAACGGATGAACTGGAATTGATCCGCATGTGCATGCCCAAGG
Above is a genomic segment from Janthinobacterium sp. 64 containing:
- a CDS encoding Do family serine endopeptidase, whose translation is MRRFWLLFAQTVTIALALYFVYGALRPASRVQQLGSPAKPVPVVETASSSLAPGSYRDAAARAMPAVVNILTLQVPKRGAHPLARDPFFKRFFGDRDPDDGDDDLKNSLGSGVIVSHEGYVLTNNHVVEGADEIEVVLTDGRKAPAKVVGLDPETDLAVIKINLDKLPVIVLGQSEQARVGDVVLAIGNPFGVGQTVTMGIISALGRNNLHINSFENFIQTDAAINFGNSGGALVDTRGNLIGINTAIYSQSGGSVGIGFAIPVSTAKTVMEAIIKDGHVVRGWIGVETQDITPELAQSFGLQRTSGAIIAGVVRNGPADKAGIVPGDILLTVQGKPVGDTTEMLNLIAQLPPGEKAKMTVLRKNREAALDVMVGKRPIPKELSK
- a CDS encoding DUF2461 domain-containing protein encodes the protein MHVRDLTQFLRELSDNNNRPWFVMNKPRYDILREEFLALVTSLIGELGKFDPAVKYCNPKKAMFRINRDVRFAHDKSPYKTRFSAAIAPNDMRRPSKAGGPTYYLQIDGQGNLLFGAGEYMPPPGRLKALREHMLNDAPGFSKVLKNKRLKARFGTIQNEGKLQRPPKGFDADAEHIEFIKLKSFFVWTEVPLPVNEPEKLLPTLAQGLQDAWPLVEWMRGAKEPEEVPE